The following coding sequences lie in one Streptomyces venezuelae genomic window:
- the dxs gene encoding 1-deoxy-D-xylulose-5-phosphate synthase yields the protein MPLLTRITGPRDLDRLSPEELNQLAGEIRSFLVDAVAKTGGHLGPNLGVVELTIALHRVFESPKDKVLFDTGHQSYVHKLLTGRQDFAKLRGKGGLSGYPSRAESDHDVIENSHASTVLGWADGFAKANEVRGKDDHVVAVIGDGALTGGMAWEALNNIAAAKDRPLVIVVNDNERSYAPTIGGLANHLATLRTTDGYERFLARGKDFLERTPVVGKPLYETLHGAKKGLKDFIAPQGMFEDLGLKYVGPIDGHDIEALESALQRAKRFGGPVIVHCLTEKGRGYQPAEQDEADHFHGIGPIHPDTGLPIAASGMDWTSVFGEEMVKLGHEREDIVAITAAMLQPVGLKKFAEEFPGRVYDVGIAEQHAAVSAAGLASGGLHPVFAVYATFLNRAFDQLLMDVALHKCGVTFVLDRAGVTGTDGASHNGMWDMSILQCVPSLRIAAPRDADQVRLQLREAVEVDDAPTVVRYSKGAVGPAVKAVGKVGGMDVLRKAGTNKPDVLLVSVGALAPMCLEIADLLNKQGITTTVVDPRWVKPVDEAMAPLAEQHRVVVTVEDNSRAGGVGSAIAQALRDAGVDVPLRDFGIPPRFLDHASRKEIMAEIGLTAPDISRQVTGLVAKLDGRYERHDRNAVAAVDSVEPARD from the coding sequence GTGCCGCTGCTGACCCGCATCACGGGACCGCGCGATCTGGACCGTCTCAGCCCGGAGGAGCTGAACCAGCTGGCCGGAGAGATCCGCAGCTTCCTCGTCGATGCCGTCGCCAAGACCGGCGGCCACCTCGGGCCGAACCTCGGCGTGGTCGAGCTCACCATCGCCCTGCACCGCGTCTTCGAGTCCCCGAAGGACAAGGTCCTCTTCGACACCGGCCACCAGAGCTACGTGCACAAGCTGCTCACCGGCCGCCAGGACTTCGCCAAGCTGCGCGGCAAGGGCGGCCTCTCCGGGTACCCCTCGCGCGCCGAGTCCGACCACGACGTGATCGAGAACAGCCACGCCTCCACCGTCCTGGGCTGGGCCGACGGCTTCGCCAAGGCCAACGAGGTCCGCGGCAAGGACGACCACGTCGTCGCCGTCATCGGTGACGGCGCGCTGACCGGCGGCATGGCCTGGGAGGCGCTGAACAACATCGCCGCGGCCAAGGACCGCCCCCTGGTCATCGTCGTCAACGACAACGAGCGGTCCTACGCCCCGACGATCGGTGGCCTCGCCAACCATCTGGCGACGCTGCGGACCACCGACGGCTACGAGCGCTTCCTGGCCCGCGGGAAGGACTTCCTGGAGCGCACGCCGGTCGTCGGCAAGCCGCTCTACGAGACCCTGCACGGCGCCAAGAAGGGCCTGAAGGACTTCATCGCCCCCCAAGGCATGTTCGAGGACCTCGGCCTGAAGTACGTGGGACCGATCGACGGCCACGACATCGAGGCCCTGGAGTCCGCCCTGCAGCGCGCCAAGCGCTTCGGCGGCCCGGTCATCGTGCACTGCCTCACCGAGAAGGGCCGCGGCTACCAGCCCGCCGAGCAGGACGAGGCCGACCACTTCCACGGCATCGGCCCCATCCACCCCGACACGGGCCTGCCCATCGCCGCCTCCGGCATGGACTGGACGTCCGTCTTCGGCGAGGAGATGGTCAAGCTCGGCCACGAGCGCGAGGACATCGTCGCGATCACCGCCGCCATGCTGCAGCCGGTCGGCCTGAAGAAGTTCGCCGAGGAATTCCCCGGCCGGGTCTACGACGTCGGCATCGCCGAGCAGCACGCCGCCGTCTCCGCCGCCGGCCTCGCGTCGGGCGGCCTGCACCCCGTCTTCGCGGTGTACGCGACCTTCCTCAACCGCGCCTTCGACCAGCTCCTGATGGACGTGGCGCTGCACAAGTGCGGCGTCACCTTCGTCCTGGACCGGGCGGGCGTCACCGGCACGGACGGCGCCTCGCACAACGGCATGTGGGACATGTCGATCCTGCAGTGCGTGCCGTCCCTGCGGATCGCCGCGCCGCGCGACGCCGACCAGGTCCGCCTCCAGCTGCGCGAGGCCGTCGAGGTCGACGACGCCCCGACCGTCGTGCGCTACTCGAAGGGCGCGGTCGGCCCGGCCGTCAAGGCCGTCGGCAAGGTCGGCGGCATGGACGTGCTGCGCAAGGCGGGCACGAACAAGCCGGACGTCCTCCTCGTCTCCGTCGGCGCGCTCGCGCCCATGTGCCTGGAGATCGCCGACCTCCTGAACAAGCAGGGCATCACCACCACCGTGGTCGACCCGCGCTGGGTCAAGCCGGTCGACGAGGCCATGGCGCCGCTCGCCGAGCAGCACCGCGTCGTCGTCACCGTCGAGGACAACTCGCGTGCGGGCGGCGTCGGTTCGGCGATCGCACAGGCCCTGCGCGACGCGGGCGTCGACGTGCCGCTGCGCGACTTCGGCATCCCGCCGCGCTTCCTCGACCACGCGTCCCGCAAGGAGATCATGGCCGAGATCGGCCTGACCGCCCCGGACATCTCCCGTCAGGTCACGGGCCTGGTCGCCAAGCTCGACGGACGGTACGAGCGGCACGACCGGAATGCAGTGGCCGCCGTGGACTCCGTGGAGCCCGCCCGCGACTGA
- a CDS encoding ROK family transcriptional regulator — translation METPGSQSSLHRANLERVVRAVRLAGSLTQAEIARTTGLSAATVSNIVRELKDGGTVEVTPTSAGGRRARSVSLSGDAGIVIGVDFGHTHLRVAVGNLAHQVLAEESEPLDVDASAAQGFDRAEQLVSRLIEATGVDRTKIAGVGLGVPGPIDVESGTLGSTSILPGWTGTKPAEELGGRLGVPVHVDNDANLGALGELVWGSGRGVKDLAYIKVASGVGAGLVISGRIYRGPGGTAGEIGHITLDESGPVCRCGNRGCLETFTAARYVLPLLTSSHGTDLTMERVVGLARDGDPGCRRVIADVGRHIGSGVANLCNLLNPSRVVLGGDLAEAGELVLGPIRESVGRYAIPSAARQLSVLPGALGGRAEVLGALALALSEMGDSTLLDGSLPAGAPAFT, via the coding sequence ATGGAGACTCCGGGGTCGCAGTCGTCTCTGCACCGGGCCAATCTGGAGCGGGTCGTGCGCGCCGTGCGCCTCGCCGGGTCGCTCACGCAGGCCGAGATCGCGAGGACGACGGGCCTTTCGGCCGCGACGGTCTCCAACATCGTCCGCGAGCTCAAGGACGGCGGGACGGTCGAGGTCACGCCCACCTCGGCGGGCGGCAGGCGCGCCCGCAGCGTCTCGCTCAGCGGTGACGCGGGCATCGTCATCGGCGTCGACTTCGGCCACACGCACCTGCGTGTCGCGGTCGGCAACCTCGCCCACCAGGTCCTCGCCGAGGAGTCCGAGCCGCTGGACGTCGACGCGTCCGCCGCGCAGGGCTTCGACCGGGCCGAGCAGCTCGTCAGCAGGCTGATCGAGGCCACCGGTGTGGACCGTACGAAGATCGCGGGCGTCGGACTCGGCGTGCCGGGACCCATCGACGTGGAGTCCGGCACCCTCGGCTCGACGTCGATCCTGCCGGGCTGGACCGGCACCAAGCCCGCCGAGGAGCTGGGCGGCCGCCTCGGGGTGCCCGTGCACGTCGACAACGACGCCAACCTGGGCGCGCTCGGCGAGCTGGTCTGGGGCAGCGGCCGGGGCGTCAAGGACCTCGCGTACATCAAGGTCGCCAGCGGCGTCGGCGCGGGCCTCGTGATCAGCGGCCGGATCTACCGGGGCCCCGGCGGCACCGCGGGGGAGATCGGGCACATCACGCTCGACGAGTCCGGCCCCGTCTGCCGCTGCGGCAACCGCGGCTGCCTGGAGACCTTCACCGCCGCCCGCTACGTCCTGCCGCTCCTCACCTCCAGCCACGGCACCGACCTCACCATGGAGCGCGTGGTGGGCCTCGCGCGCGACGGGGACCCGGGGTGCCGACGGGTGATCGCCGACGTCGGGCGGCACATCGGCAGCGGCGTCGCCAACCTCTGCAACCTCCTCAACCCCTCCCGTGTCGTGCTCGGCGGCGACCTCGCGGAGGCCGGGGAACTGGTGCTCGGACCGATCAGGGAGTCGGTCGGGCGGTATGCGATCCCGAGCGCCGCGCGGCAGCTGTCCGTACTGCCCGGGGCGCTCGGCGGCCGCGCCGAAGTGCTCGGCGCGCTGGCCCTCGCACTCAGCGAGATGGGCGATTCAACCCTTTTGGACGGATCGCTGCCCGCGGGCGCACCTGCCTTCACTTAG
- a CDS encoding substrate-binding domain-containing protein: MNAMTRRVVIGTAAVSMALAMTACGKAGDGDDKGSGGDTKTIGLLLPENKTTRYETFDRPFMEDKIEELCSDCKVKYNNAAQDIETQKKQFDALVTQGVKVIILDAVDYKSTKSWVKQADKQGVKVVAYDRLAEGPLAAYVSYDNEKIGRLQGGAMVKALGSDAKDANVVMINGSPTDPNAPFFKKGAHSVLDKKVKKIVYEQDIPDWSPDEANRKMASAIDKLGKDGIQGVYAANDGMAGGVITALKQRGIKVPVGGQDAELAGVQRMLSGDQDYTIYKQIKPEAETTAEIAVRLLKGKDIDTITDRKVDSLSGDFKGIPAKLYDAQAITKNEVADTIVKDKVYKVSEICTAQYKKACDAAGIK, translated from the coding sequence ATGAACGCAATGACGCGTCGCGTCGTCATAGGCACGGCCGCGGTTTCGATGGCACTCGCCATGACCGCATGTGGCAAGGCAGGCGACGGCGACGACAAGGGCAGCGGCGGCGACACCAAGACCATCGGTCTGCTGCTCCCCGAGAACAAGACCACGCGCTACGAGACCTTCGACCGTCCTTTCATGGAGGACAAGATCGAAGAGCTCTGCTCGGACTGCAAGGTCAAGTACAACAACGCGGCCCAGGACATCGAGACCCAGAAGAAGCAGTTCGACGCCCTCGTCACCCAGGGTGTCAAGGTCATCATCCTGGACGCGGTGGACTACAAGTCGACCAAGTCCTGGGTCAAGCAGGCCGACAAGCAGGGCGTGAAGGTCGTCGCGTACGACCGCCTCGCCGAGGGCCCGCTCGCCGCCTACGTCTCGTACGACAACGAGAAGATCGGCCGCCTGCAGGGCGGGGCCATGGTCAAGGCGCTCGGCTCCGACGCCAAGGACGCCAACGTCGTCATGATCAACGGCTCGCCGACCGACCCGAACGCCCCCTTCTTCAAGAAGGGCGCCCACTCGGTGCTCGACAAGAAGGTCAAGAAGATCGTCTACGAGCAGGACATCCCGGACTGGTCGCCGGACGAGGCGAACCGCAAGATGGCCTCCGCGATCGACAAGCTCGGCAAGGACGGCATCCAGGGCGTCTACGCCGCCAACGACGGCATGGCCGGCGGCGTCATCACCGCCCTCAAGCAGCGCGGCATCAAGGTCCCGGTCGGCGGCCAGGACGCCGAACTCGCGGGCGTGCAGCGCATGTTGAGCGGCGACCAGGACTACACGATCTACAAGCAGATCAAGCCGGAGGCCGAGACCACCGCCGAGATCGCCGTCCGCCTGCTCAAGGGCAAGGACATCGACACGATCACCGACCGCAAGGTCGACTCGCTCAGCGGTGACTTCAAGGGCATCCCGGCCAAGCTCTACGACGCGCAGGCGATCACCAAGAACGAGGTCGCGGACACGATCGTCAAGGACAAGGTCTACAAGGTCAGCGAGATCTGCACCGCCCAGTACAAGAAGGCGTGCGACGCCGCGGGTATCAAGTAG
- a CDS encoding DMT family transporter: MGTTVAGGASGQQNKIGGRVLAAASVTVVLWASSFISIRSSGEHFGPGALAFGRLAVASLVLGAILLVRREGFPPREAWLGIVTSGALWFGAYMVALNWGEREVDAGTASMIVNIGPILMALLGGWLLKEGFPPKLMAGMAVSFAGAVVVGFATSGGGGSSLLGVLLCLVAAVAYAVGVVLQKPTLKHATPLQVTTFGALTGAVACSPFVGQFVSEVERAPMSATLQVVYLGVFPTALAFSTWAYAISRSTAGKMGSTTYVVPVLVILMSWLFLGEVPGRLALLGGLLCLSGVAVARMRGRAPERAPGDAPAGPVAADPDAAAKTTR; encoded by the coding sequence GTGGGAACAACCGTGGCGGGCGGCGCCTCCGGGCAGCAGAACAAGATCGGCGGACGCGTCCTCGCCGCGGCCTCCGTCACGGTCGTGCTCTGGGCGTCGTCGTTCATCTCGATCCGCAGCTCCGGCGAGCACTTCGGCCCCGGCGCGCTCGCCTTCGGCCGCCTCGCCGTGGCCTCCCTCGTCCTGGGCGCCATCCTGCTGGTCAGGCGCGAGGGGTTCCCGCCGCGCGAGGCATGGCTCGGCATCGTGACCTCGGGTGCCCTGTGGTTCGGCGCGTACATGGTCGCGCTCAACTGGGGCGAGCGCGAGGTGGACGCAGGCACCGCATCCATGATCGTCAACATCGGACCGATCCTGATGGCCCTCCTCGGCGGCTGGCTGCTCAAGGAGGGCTTCCCGCCCAAGCTGATGGCGGGCATGGCGGTGTCGTTCGCCGGTGCCGTGGTGGTCGGGTTCGCCACCTCCGGCGGGGGCGGCTCCTCCCTCCTCGGCGTGCTGCTGTGCCTGGTCGCCGCCGTCGCGTACGCCGTCGGTGTGGTGCTGCAGAAGCCGACGCTGAAGCACGCGACACCCCTTCAGGTGACGACGTTCGGTGCGCTCACGGGAGCGGTGGCGTGTTCGCCGTTCGTCGGACAATTCGTGTCCGAGGTGGAGCGTGCGCCGATGTCGGCGACGCTGCAAGTGGTGTACCTGGGCGTGTTCCCGACCGCTCTCGCGTTCAGTACTTGGGCGTACGCCATCTCCCGCAGCACCGCGGGGAAGATGGGTTCGACCACGTACGTCGTGCCGGTGCTCGTCATCCTCATGTCGTGGCTGTTCCTCGGCGAAGTGCCCGGCCGGCTCGCCCTCCTCGGCGGTCTGCTCTGCCTGTCCGGCGTCGCGGTGGCGCGCATGCGCGGCAGGGCGCCGGAGCGCGCGCCGGGTGACGCGCCCGCGGGGCCCGTCGCCGCGGACCCCGACGCCGCCGCGAAGACCACGCGCTGA
- a CDS encoding ATP-binding cassette domain-containing protein, producing MIHVSATPVLALRGVSKRFGAVQALTDVDLEIHAGEVVALVGDNGAGKSTLVKTISGVHPIDDGTIEWEGKGVRIGRPHDAQNLGVATVYQDLALCDNLDVVANLFLGSELKTASVLDEIKMEKRAKQLLDTLSIRIPSVRIPVAALSGGQRQVVAIARALVGDPKIVILDEPTAALGVEQTAQVLDLVERLRERGHGVILISHNMADVKAVADRVAVLRLGRNNGTFTVADTTNEEIIAAITGATDNAVTRRKARTATVTKEDAK from the coding sequence ATGATTCACGTGTCCGCTACGCCCGTGCTGGCGTTGCGCGGGGTCTCCAAGCGGTTCGGCGCCGTCCAGGCGCTCACGGACGTAGACCTCGAAATCCACGCCGGTGAGGTGGTCGCCCTCGTCGGCGACAACGGCGCCGGCAAGTCCACTCTCGTCAAGACGATCTCGGGCGTTCACCCGATCGACGACGGGACCATCGAGTGGGAGGGCAAGGGGGTCCGCATCGGACGCCCGCACGACGCCCAGAACCTCGGCGTGGCCACCGTCTACCAGGACCTGGCCCTCTGCGACAACCTCGACGTCGTCGCCAACCTGTTCCTCGGCAGCGAACTGAAGACGGCCTCCGTCCTCGACGAGATCAAGATGGAGAAGCGGGCCAAGCAGCTCCTGGACACCCTCTCCATCCGCATCCCCAGCGTCCGCATCCCGGTCGCGGCGCTCTCCGGCGGCCAGCGCCAGGTCGTCGCCATCGCCCGCGCGCTCGTCGGCGACCCCAAGATCGTCATCCTCGACGAGCCGACCGCGGCGCTCGGCGTCGAGCAGACCGCCCAGGTCCTCGACCTGGTGGAGCGGCTCCGCGAGCGCGGCCACGGAGTCATCCTCATCAGCCACAACATGGCCGACGTGAAGGCCGTCGCCGACCGGGTCGCGGTGCTGCGCCTCGGCCGCAACAACGGCACCTTCACCGTCGCCGACACCACCAACGAAGAGATCATCGCCGCCATCACCGGCGCCACGGACAACGCCGTGACCCGCCGCAAGGCGCGTACGGCCACGGTGACGAAGGAGGACGCGAAGTGA
- a CDS encoding carbohydrate ABC transporter permease, giving the protein MATATATRPAPRKDDAPKKAKRTFRPRTLVITACAWLLAAIFLAPYLEMIVTALRPKDELRDRTYLPKDLEWANFIDVWKESELGQNLQVTLLVAGGATLLVLLVSLPAAYYTARMRYRGRKVFLLLVLVTQMFQPTALLVGLYREFHQLDMLNSVWTLILTNAAFNLAFAVWILTAYISSIPAELEEAAMVDGTSRFGAMIKVTLPLALPGVVTAVIFTFITSWNEFVMGLTLTTEPEKQPLTVGINNFIGNYTVQWNYLFAASVVAIVPVIVLFAIIERHVVSGLTAGSVK; this is encoded by the coding sequence ATGGCCACCGCGACGGCGACCCGCCCCGCGCCCCGGAAGGACGACGCGCCGAAGAAGGCGAAGCGCACCTTCCGGCCCCGCACCCTGGTCATCACGGCCTGCGCGTGGCTCCTTGCCGCGATCTTCCTCGCGCCGTACCTGGAGATGATCGTCACCGCGCTCCGCCCCAAGGACGAGCTGCGGGACCGCACGTACCTGCCCAAGGACCTGGAGTGGGCCAACTTCATCGACGTCTGGAAGGAGTCCGAGCTCGGCCAGAACCTCCAGGTCACGCTGCTCGTGGCGGGCGGCGCCACGCTGCTCGTCCTGCTCGTCTCGCTGCCCGCCGCGTACTACACGGCCCGCATGCGCTACCGCGGCCGCAAGGTCTTCCTGCTCCTGGTCCTGGTCACCCAGATGTTCCAGCCCACGGCGCTCCTGGTCGGCCTGTACCGCGAGTTCCACCAGCTCGACATGCTCAACTCGGTCTGGACGCTGATCCTCACCAACGCGGCCTTCAACCTCGCCTTCGCGGTGTGGATCCTGACGGCCTACATCAGCTCCATCCCGGCGGAGCTGGAGGAGGCCGCCATGGTGGACGGCACCAGCCGCTTCGGCGCCATGATCAAGGTGACGCTGCCGCTGGCGCTGCCGGGTGTCGTGACGGCCGTGATCTTCACGTTCATCACGTCCTGGAACGAGTTCGTGATGGGCCTGACCCTCACCACCGAACCGGAGAAGCAGCCCCTGACGGTCGGCATCAACAACTTCATCGGCAACTACACGGTGCAGTGGAACTACCTGTTCGCGGCGTCCGTGGTCGCTATCGTCCCGGTCATCGTGCTGTTCGCGATCATCGAACGGCATGTGGTCTCGGGGCTCACGGCGGGATCCGTAAAGTAG
- a CDS encoding sugar ABC transporter permease yields the protein MSDLAKTPKAPADAPTPEAEPSAAPSAAVDPRLLVREEGLAGYWTEFKRKMRGGELGSLPVVVGLIVIAIVFQLKNEHFLDASSLANIAVFTSGLGIMAVGIVFVLLLGEIDLSVGSVAGMGAAVWAVLSVTHELNDWLSVLIAILSGAVIGCLHGFFFAKIGVPAFVVTLAGFLGWSGLQIWLMGGEGSINTPEGSVVEDLTGHFFAEKGAAYGLAAVAIIAYAGSLLLDSKRRKAAGLPSRPVSEIVLRTVVVAVLAGGAAYELNEPQGARGLPLALVLFLAVLVIADFVARRTTFGRQVFAVGGNAEAARRAGINVDRVRIIVFGISGMLAAFGGLFIASLSGGATKSLGGGNTLMMVIAAAVIGGTSLFGGRGKVWSALLGMLVIQSIQQGLNMLGMASEIQYMITGAVLLAAVVIDSVSRRTQKSAGRA from the coding sequence GTGAGCGACCTCGCCAAGACCCCCAAGGCCCCCGCCGACGCGCCGACGCCCGAGGCCGAGCCCTCGGCCGCGCCGTCCGCCGCGGTCGACCCGCGTCTCCTCGTCCGCGAGGAGGGCCTGGCCGGCTACTGGACCGAGTTCAAGCGCAAGATGCGCGGCGGTGAGCTCGGCTCGCTGCCCGTCGTCGTCGGCCTGATCGTCATCGCGATCGTCTTCCAGCTGAAGAACGAGCACTTCCTGGACGCGAGCAGCCTCGCGAACATCGCCGTCTTCACCTCCGGCCTCGGCATCATGGCCGTCGGCATCGTCTTCGTCCTGCTCCTCGGCGAGATCGACCTGTCGGTCGGTTCGGTGGCCGGCATGGGCGCGGCCGTATGGGCCGTGCTGAGCGTCACACATGAGCTGAACGACTGGCTCTCGGTGCTCATCGCCATCCTGTCCGGTGCGGTCATCGGCTGTCTGCACGGGTTCTTTTTCGCCAAGATCGGCGTGCCCGCCTTCGTGGTCACCCTCGCCGGCTTCCTCGGCTGGAGCGGTCTGCAGATCTGGCTGATGGGCGGCGAGGGCAGCATCAACACGCCCGAGGGCAGTGTCGTCGAGGACCTCACCGGCCACTTCTTCGCGGAGAAGGGCGCCGCGTACGGCCTCGCGGCCGTCGCGATCATCGCGTACGCCGGTTCCCTGCTCCTCGACAGCAAGCGCCGCAAGGCCGCCGGGCTCCCGTCCCGGCCGGTCAGCGAGATCGTCCTGCGCACGGTCGTCGTGGCGGTCCTCGCGGGCGGCGCGGCGTACGAGCTGAACGAGCCGCAGGGCGCCCGCGGCCTGCCGCTGGCCCTGGTGCTCTTCCTCGCCGTCCTGGTGATCGCGGACTTCGTGGCCCGGCGCACCACCTTCGGCCGCCAGGTCTTCGCGGTCGGCGGCAACGCGGAGGCCGCGCGGCGCGCGGGCATCAACGTGGACCGCGTCCGGATCATCGTCTTCGGCATCTCCGGCATGCTCGCCGCCTTCGGCGGCCTCTTCATCGCCAGCCTCTCGGGCGGCGCCACGAAGAGCCTGGGCGGCGGCAACACGCTGATGATGGTCATCGCGGCGGCGGTCATCGGCGGCACGAGCCTCTTCGGCGGGCGAGGCAAGGTGTGGTCCGCGCTGCTCGGCATGCTGGTGATCCAGTCCATCCAGCAGGGCCTGAACATGCTCGGCATGGCCAGCGAGATCCAGTACATGATCACTGGCGCGGTGCTGCTCGCCGCGGTGGTCATCGACTCCGTCTCGCGCCGGACGCAGAAGTCGGCGGGTCGCGCCTGA
- a CDS encoding carbohydrate ABC transporter permease, which yields MSLKAPSPPAGTGRGRGGRAPRPVSRRSGLARLGPLPWIAPVILLILAVVVWPVVELIRTSFLNISISGKVRGSAGTDKFKKLFEESDFGAVLIWTVVWTVVVVTVTMLFSLALAQLFNQKFPGRRYARWALIAPWAASVLMTAIGFKWMLNQTAGVLNTLMLDLGLIDSSKDWLGKPETAWPWMMGVAVFVSLPFTTYTLLAGLQTIPQDVYEASRIDGASPWQTYRHITLPMLRPAFLVGVVINLINVFNSFPIIWAMTQGGPGYDTSTSMVFMYKLKETDIGESAAMSVVNFLMVVVLVLIFLKVSRWNEED from the coding sequence GTGTCGCTCAAAGCCCCTTCGCCTCCGGCCGGCACCGGCCGGGGGCGGGGCGGGCGCGCACCACGGCCGGTGAGCCGCCGCAGCGGCCTGGCCCGGCTCGGTCCGCTGCCCTGGATAGCGCCCGTCATCCTGCTGATCCTCGCCGTGGTCGTCTGGCCCGTCGTCGAGCTGATCCGCACCTCGTTCCTCAACATCTCCATCTCCGGCAAGGTGCGCGGCAGCGCCGGGACCGACAAGTTCAAGAAGCTCTTCGAGGAGAGCGACTTCGGCGCCGTCCTCATCTGGACGGTGGTGTGGACGGTCGTCGTCGTCACCGTGACGATGCTGTTCTCGCTGGCCCTCGCCCAGCTGTTCAACCAGAAGTTCCCCGGCCGCCGCTACGCCCGCTGGGCCCTCATCGCCCCCTGGGCCGCGTCCGTCCTGATGACCGCCATCGGCTTCAAGTGGATGCTCAACCAGACCGCCGGCGTCCTCAACACGCTCATGCTCGACCTGGGGCTCATCGACAGCTCCAAGGACTGGCTGGGCAAGCCGGAGACGGCCTGGCCGTGGATGATGGGCGTCGCCGTCTTCGTGTCGCTGCCCTTCACCACGTACACGCTCCTCGCCGGCCTCCAGACCATCCCGCAGGACGTGTACGAGGCGTCGCGCATCGACGGCGCGAGCCCCTGGCAGACCTACCGGCACATCACGCTGCCGATGCTGCGGCCGGCCTTCCTCGTCGGCGTCGTCATCAACCTCATCAACGTCTTCAACTCCTTCCCGATCATCTGGGCCATGACCCAGGGCGGTCCGGGCTACGACACCTCCACGTCGATGGTGTTCATGTACAAGCTGAAGGAGACCGACATCGGTGAGTCCGCGGCCATGTCGGTCGTCAACTTCCTGATGGTCGTGGTGCTCGTGCTGATCTTCCTGAAGGTCAGCCGGTGGAACGAGGAGGACTGA
- a CDS encoding amino acid permease, with the protein MSSTLFRTKSVEQSIKDTEEPEHALKKSLSALDLTVFGVGVIIGTGIFVLTGKIAKETAGPSVALAFVVAGVVCALAALCYAEFASTVPVAGSAYTFSYASLGEFPAWIIGWDLILELALGCAVVAVGWSGYLRSLLDTAGMHLPQALSGTHEGRFGFDLLAAVLVLVLTGILVAGMKLSSRVTNVIVAVKVTVVLLVIVVGAFLITGANYDPFVPPTEHVEGGGGITAPLVQLLFGFTPSHFGVMGIFTAAAVVFFAFIGFDIVATAAEETRNPQRDVPRGILGSLLVCTILYVAVSVVVTGMQKYTELSTDAPLADAFKAVGHPFWSGVISFGAAVGLTSVCMILLLGQTRVFFAMSRDGLLPQSFSKVHPKFGTPYRSTILLGVIVAVVAGFTSIDELAELVNIGTLFAFVVVALGVILLRRQRPDLPRAFRTPMVPLVPVLSILASLWLMLNLPAETWVRFGVWMVLGVVVYFVYGRSHSRLHQRDPHANDAR; encoded by the coding sequence GTGAGCAGCACCCTCTTCAGGACGAAGAGCGTCGAGCAGTCCATCAAGGACACCGAGGAACCGGAGCACGCGCTCAAGAAGTCGCTGTCCGCCCTCGACCTCACGGTCTTCGGCGTCGGCGTCATCATCGGCACCGGCATCTTCGTGCTGACCGGAAAGATCGCCAAGGAGACGGCGGGGCCCTCGGTCGCCCTCGCCTTCGTCGTCGCCGGGGTCGTCTGCGCCCTCGCGGCCCTCTGTTACGCCGAGTTCGCCTCGACCGTGCCGGTCGCCGGATCCGCGTACACCTTCTCGTACGCCTCTCTCGGCGAATTCCCCGCCTGGATCATCGGCTGGGACCTGATCCTGGAGCTCGCGCTCGGCTGCGCGGTGGTGGCGGTCGGCTGGTCCGGCTATCTGCGCTCACTCCTCGACACCGCGGGCATGCACCTGCCGCAGGCGCTGAGCGGGACGCACGAGGGGCGGTTCGGCTTCGACCTGCTCGCCGCCGTCCTCGTGCTCGTCCTCACCGGCATCCTGGTCGCCGGGATGAAGCTCTCCTCGCGGGTCACCAACGTCATCGTCGCCGTCAAGGTCACCGTGGTGCTCCTCGTCATCGTCGTCGGCGCGTTCCTCATCACGGGCGCCAACTACGACCCGTTCGTCCCGCCCACCGAGCACGTCGAGGGCGGCGGCGGCATCACCGCGCCGCTGGTCCAGCTGCTCTTCGGCTTCACGCCCTCGCACTTCGGCGTCATGGGCATCTTCACCGCGGCGGCCGTAGTCTTCTTCGCGTTCATCGGCTTCGACATCGTCGCGACCGCCGCCGAGGAGACCCGCAACCCGCAGCGCGACGTGCCCCGCGGCATCCTCGGCTCGCTGCTCGTCTGCACGATCCTCTACGTCGCCGTCTCCGTCGTCGTCACCGGCATGCAGAAGTACACCGAGCTCTCCACGGACGCGCCGCTCGCCGACGCCTTCAAGGCCGTCGGGCACCCCTTCTGGTCCGGTGTGATCAGCTTCGGCGCGGCCGTCGGACTCACCTCCGTCTGCATGATCCTGCTGCTCGGCCAGACCCGCGTGTTCTTCGCGATGAGCCGCGACGGCCTGCTCCCGCAGAGCTTCTCCAAGGTCCATCCGAAGTTCGGCACCCCGTACCGCTCCACGATCCTGCTCGGCGTGATCGTCGCCGTCGTCGCCGGGTTCACCTCCATCGACGAGCTCGCCGAACTCGTCAACATCGGCACCCTGTTCGCCTTCGTCGTGGTCGCCCTCGGCGTCATCCTGCTCCGCAGACAGCGCCCCGACCTGCCGCGCGCCTTCCGCACCCCGATGGTGCCGCTCGTGCCCGTCCTGTCGATCCTCGCGTCGCTCTGGTTGATGCTGAACCTGCCCGCGGAGACCTGGGTGCGGTTCGGTGTCTGGATGGTCCTCGGCGTCGTCGTCTACTTCGTGTACGGGCGCTCGCACAGCCGGCTGCACCAGCGCGACCCGCACGCGAACGACGCACGGTAG